Proteins encoded together in one Campylobacter peloridis LMG 23910 window:
- the fic gene encoding protein adenylyltransferase Fic — protein sequence MVLKNKLGIKNQLELAKEEERISKLKAKALFESGFLDTLKAGSFESLRVIHQKLFEDIYDFAGKIREVNISKGNFRFAPAVYLHEAIKKIELMEQSCFEQIVEKYIEMNVAHPFREGNGRSMRIWLDLILKKELKKVVDWGLIDKDDYIMAMQRSPIKDVEIKILLQNALSDDIHSFNLFARGIDASYYYEGYALYKTKELFD from the coding sequence ATGGTGCTTAAAAATAAACTTGGTATAAAAAATCAACTAGAATTAGCCAAAGAAGAAGAAAGAATAAGCAAACTAAAGGCAAAAGCTTTATTTGAAAGTGGTTTTTTAGATACATTAAAAGCAGGAAGTTTTGAAAGCTTAAGGGTGATTCATCAAAAATTATTTGAAGATATTTATGATTTTGCAGGAAAAATAAGAGAGGTAAATATTTCAAAAGGAAATTTTAGATTTGCTCCTGCTGTTTATTTACACGAAGCAATTAAAAAAATAGAACTCATGGAGCAATCTTGCTTTGAGCAAATCGTAGAAAAATATATAGAAATGAATGTAGCTCATCCTTTTAGAGAAGGAAATGGTAGAAGTATGAGAATTTGGCTTGATTTGATACTTAAAAAAGAGTTAAAAAAAGTGGTTGATTGGGGTTTGATAGATAAGGATGATTATATAATGGCTATGCAAAGAAGCCCTATTAAAGATGTAGAGATAAAAATTTTACTTCAAAATGCTTTGAGTGATGATATTCATAGCTTTAATCTTTTTGCAAGAGGGATTGATGCAAGCTATTATTATGAAGGATATGCACTTTATAAAACAAAAGAGCTTTTTGATTAG
- a CDS encoding tetratricopeptide repeat protein, giving the protein MYKTDINTAEELSKNGEFEKAFYIAQDIFNKQDNLNKREHEKFGWIIYRYINSDCFKEKNNTNKLKKILLVYLNLDNEKPSLLHSKILHSVIFHALNHKEINIFNFFKMWNPKYLRDEDFKKQVYNDKQYPSLFFRLIKIAVDNNITLDINYLVDIIENENIIIENIREAYYWKFYQLYKECNLDKLWNNLTLYAKLYSNYGASHWHSQILKFADRIMNDKNEWRFFNFIQFWNIHNFRADDFKEETNNGYTNKPLVVKSLNKLFNIIKKNNIQENISWIIELYKFALSKFYDIWLLREYAILLDKTGQIDKAIEIYKKIILELNNQAYIWHEFANILKHKDEKLSISMLCKAITLQPNEDFLPKIRLDLAKLLLKNNLLEEAYTELAKYKIHQDEKGWSISNDFDELYNKVSHIRKLSTNDKFYKLEKDVAENYILTDIEFVDCVFYNLFKDKTNTERLLFTNFKNIEFTIKKNKFAFLEKIRINDVYKVKLYFSQVKNKYMVLQINKSSKTFDDMIKDLPEEVAIIDSVNEKKQLFHYVINVNKDGIIRFNQTNIKPKIGNFIKIKYFSNKNNNSKIEILKVEYTSESKDYLRQNIHGEIRLKYKFKNTTYDYNEAIKINEINIHNPDFAFIENYYISKKLLEEHNITSNMQIKAKALFNGSKWNVFDIKTANIKN; this is encoded by the coding sequence ATGTACAAAACAGATATAAACACAGCTGAAGAACTAAGTAAAAATGGAGAATTTGAAAAAGCATTTTATATTGCTCAAGATATTTTTAACAAACAAGATAATTTAAATAAAAGAGAACATGAGAAATTCGGATGGATTATTTATAGATATATAAATTCTGATTGTTTTAAAGAAAAAAATAATACAAACAAATTAAAAAAGATACTTCTTGTTTATTTAAATTTAGACAATGAAAAACCCTCTCTACTTCATTCTAAAATACTTCATAGTGTTATATTTCATGCTTTAAACCATAAAGAAATTAATATATTCAATTTCTTTAAAATGTGGAATCCAAAATATTTACGCGATGAAGATTTTAAAAAACAAGTATACAATGACAAACAATATCCATCATTATTTTTCAGGCTAATTAAAATAGCAGTTGATAATAATATAACGCTTGATATAAATTATCTTGTTGATATTATAGAAAATGAGAATATTATTATTGAAAACATTAGAGAAGCTTATTATTGGAAATTTTATCAGCTATATAAAGAATGCAATCTTGATAAATTGTGGAATAATCTTACTTTATATGCAAAACTATATTCTAATTATGGAGCTTCTCATTGGCACTCTCAAATATTAAAATTTGCCGATAGAATAATGAATGATAAAAACGAGTGGAGATTTTTTAATTTTATTCAATTTTGGAATATTCATAACTTTAGAGCTGATGATTTTAAAGAAGAAACAAATAATGGATATACAAACAAGCCTCTGGTTGTAAAATCTTTAAACAAACTCTTTAATATAATTAAGAAAAATAATATTCAAGAAAATATTAGCTGGATTATAGAACTATATAAATTTGCATTAAGTAAATTTTATGATATTTGGCTACTTAGAGAATATGCTATCTTGCTAGATAAAACAGGGCAAATCGACAAAGCCATTGAAATTTATAAAAAAATAATTTTAGAACTTAACAATCAAGCGTATATTTGGCATGAATTTGCAAATATATTGAAACATAAAGATGAAAAATTATCCATATCTATGCTTTGCAAAGCAATTACTCTACAACCAAATGAAGACTTTTTACCAAAAATTAGATTAGATTTAGCAAAACTATTACTAAAAAACAATCTTTTAGAAGAAGCATATACAGAATTAGCTAAATATAAAATACATCAAGATGAAAAAGGATGGAGTATTTCCAATGATTTTGATGAATTATATAATAAAGTTTCTCATATAAGAAAATTATCAACTAATGACAAATTTTACAAACTCGAAAAAGATGTAGCTGAAAATTATATTTTAACAGATATTGAATTTGTAGATTGTGTGTTCTACAATCTTTTTAAAGACAAAACCAATACAGAAAGATTGCTTTTTACAAATTTTAAAAATATTGAATTTACAATAAAAAAGAATAAATTTGCTTTTTTAGAAAAAATAAGAATAAATGATGTTTATAAAGTTAAATTGTATTTTAGTCAAGTAAAAAATAAATACATGGTCTTACAAATAAATAAGTCTTCTAAAACATTTGATGATATGATCAAAGATTTACCAGAAGAAGTAGCTATAATAGATTCGGTTAATGAAAAAAAGCAATTATTTCATTATGTTATTAATGTAAACAAAGATGGGATTATTCGCTTTAATCAAACCAATATAAAACCAAAAATAGGAAACTTTATAAAAATAAAGTATTTTTCAAACAAAAACAACAATTCAAAAATAGAAATACTAAAAGTAGAATATACAAGTGAAAGCAAAGATTATTTAAGACAAAACATACACGGGGAAATCAGACTAAAATACAAATTTAAAAATACCACATACGATTACAACGAGGCTATTAAAATAAATGAAATAAACATTCACAATCCTGATTTTGCTTTTATTGAAAATTACTACATCTCAAAAAAATTATTAGAAGAGCACAATATCACTTCAAATATGCAAATTAAAGCAAAAGCACTATTTAACGGAAGCAAATGGAATGTTTTTGATATTAAAACAGCTAACATAAAAAATTAG
- a CDS encoding ABC transporter ATP-binding protein has protein sequence MQVLKIKNLHKSFSNVEVLKGISFDLKEGEILSILGESGCGKSSLLGCIAGFFEINDGEIYIDEKLVASKNLYLTPQQRDVGVLFQDYALFPHLNVKENICFGISHLNKNEQNQRLKELLDILNLNELLCRYPNELSGGQAQRVALARTIITRPKLVLFDEPFSNLNHTLSVKMRKEIKNILKEHKLSAIFVTHDKEDAFYLSDNIALIKDGKILDYGSAKELFYKPKSIDSACFLGEAFFIEPSVVTDIKFKEYLQNKNGILRPSDIQISKNQTPLKASVLECVFYGDFYELSVSLYGHTFSIYHRKELSKNDEIYLELSETKEF, from the coding sequence ATGCAAGTGCTAAAAATAAAAAATTTACATAAGTCTTTTTCAAATGTAGAAGTATTAAAAGGTATTTCGTTTGATCTAAAAGAAGGAGAAATTTTAAGCATACTTGGTGAAAGTGGATGTGGTAAAAGCTCTTTGCTTGGATGTATTGCTGGATTTTTTGAAATCAATGACGGAGAAATTTATATAGATGAAAAATTAGTTGCCTCAAAAAATTTATATTTAACTCCACAGCAAAGAGATGTGGGGGTTTTATTTCAAGATTATGCTTTATTTCCTCATCTAAATGTAAAAGAAAATATATGTTTTGGAATTTCACATCTAAACAAAAATGAGCAAAATCAAAGACTTAAAGAGCTTTTAGATATTTTAAATTTAAATGAGCTTTTATGTCGTTACCCAAATGAATTAAGTGGCGGACAAGCTCAAAGAGTAGCCTTGGCAAGAACTATCATAACAAGGCCTAAATTAGTGCTTTTTGATGAACCTTTTTCTAACCTAAATCACACTTTGAGTGTTAAAATGCGTAAAGAAATCAAAAATATCTTAAAAGAGCATAAATTAAGTGCTATTTTTGTAACACACGATAAAGAAGATGCTTTTTATTTGTCTGATAATATTGCTTTAATAAAAGATGGAAAAATTTTAGATTATGGAAGCGCTAAAGAGCTTTTTTATAAACCTAAAAGTATAGATAGTGCTTGCTTCTTAGGTGAAGCTTTTTTTATCGAGCCTAGTGTGGTTACGGATATAAAATTTAAAGAGTATTTGCAAAATAAAAATGGAATTTTACGGCCTAGTGATATTCAAATTTCTAAAAATCAAACTCCTTTAAAAGCTAGTGTTTTAGAGTGTGTGTTTTATGGGGATTTTTATGAGCTAAGTGTGAGTTTATACGGACATACTTTTAGTATTTATCATCGCAAAGAGCTTAGTAAAAATGATGAAATTTATCTTGAGTTAAGCGAAACAAAAGAGTTTTAA
- a CDS encoding ABC transporter permease codes for MAAFFFCVLIILPILAIILHLPFIDINTLKHLSKNVLPRYIFSSAFILLGTLALCLVIGLISAYLIAFYKFFGSKFFEWFLILPLAIPSYVMGFVWIDLFEFQGLIPTLLGVDKRIDIMNSYGVIVILSFALYPYVYFFAKNTFAYGLGNIILSAKILKASNLKIFFKVILPFCRVGIVGALLLVAMEVLSDYGLVAYFGVDTFSAGIFRTWGSGGDEVSAIALSVALLVFIALLMFLEKIQRGKKGFTQNVFIITPKEELKGFRSILAFLWCFLVVFFAFIVPIVWLIYWACFDFMQNLYNTLLPAFYSFSVSLVSSFAIVIAAFYLCFITRLNDTKFSKMILYITTLGYSLPGAVVAVGILVILGVLNYIFDFLSFEYAVGGGFLVLFFGYFVRFLASGIFATQSGYERISKNIDYANLTLKSKPLKIFTQIHFPLMKHYLALAMVIICVDILKELPISTILSPSGFQTLSSLVFAYSETELIYNVSLPSLIIVVFGVVPTYLMHYLQEKNNQKEKLCKC; via the coding sequence TTGGCCGCCTTTTTTTTCTGTGTTTTGATTATACTGCCTATACTTGCTATTATCTTACATTTGCCTTTTATAGATATTAATACCTTAAAGCATTTGAGCAAAAATGTCTTACCGCGTTATATTTTTAGCAGTGCTTTTATTTTGCTTGGAACTTTGGCATTGTGTTTGGTAATAGGATTAATTAGTGCTTATTTGATTGCTTTTTATAAATTTTTTGGTTCTAAATTTTTTGAATGGTTTTTGATTTTACCTTTGGCTATACCTTCTTATGTGATGGGTTTTGTATGGATTGATTTGTTTGAATTTCAAGGTTTAATTCCTACGCTTTTAGGGGTAGATAAACGCATAGATATTATGAATTCTTATGGAGTTATAGTGATTTTGTCTTTTGCACTTTATCCTTATGTGTATTTTTTTGCTAAAAATACTTTTGCTTATGGGCTTGGAAATATCATTTTAAGTGCAAAAATTCTAAAAGCTTCCAATTTAAAAATATTTTTTAAAGTGATTTTACCGTTTTGCCGTGTGGGTATAGTAGGAGCTTTACTTTTGGTAGCTATGGAAGTTTTAAGTGATTATGGTTTGGTGGCATATTTTGGAGTAGATACTTTTAGTGCAGGTATTTTTAGAACTTGGGGGAGTGGCGGAGATGAGGTTAGTGCTATAGCTTTAAGTGTAGCTTTACTTGTTTTTATTGCTTTGTTAATGTTTTTAGAAAAAATTCAAAGAGGAAAAAAAGGTTTTACTCAAAATGTTTTTATAATTACCCCTAAAGAAGAACTAAAAGGCTTTAGATCGATTTTAGCTTTTTTATGGTGTTTTTTGGTGGTATTTTTTGCTTTTATAGTGCCTATTGTTTGGCTTATTTATTGGGCTTGTTTTGACTTTATGCAAAATTTATACAATACTTTATTACCAGCATTTTATAGTTTTAGTGTTTCTTTGGTTAGTTCTTTTGCTATAGTAATAGCAGCATTTTATTTATGTTTTATAACGCGTTTAAATGATACTAAATTTTCAAAGATGATTCTTTATATCACAACTCTTGGATATTCTTTACCTGGTGCTGTAGTGGCTGTGGGAATTTTGGTAATTTTAGGTGTATTAAATTATATTTTTGATTTTTTATCTTTTGAGTATGCTGTTGGAGGAGGATTTTTAGTTTTATTTTTTGGATATTTTGTAAGATTTTTGGCTTCAGGAATTTTTGCAACCCAATCAGGCTATGAGCGAATTTCTAAAAATATAGACTATGCGAATTTAACTTTAAAATCAAAACCGCTTAAAATTTTTACTCAAATTCATTTTCCTTTGATGAAGCATTATTTGGCTTTGGCTATGGTGATTATTTGTGTGGATATTTTAAAAGAATTACCTATTTCAACTATACTTTCACCTTCTGGCTTTCAAACGCTTTCATCTTTAGTGTTTGCATATAGTGAAACAGAGTTGATTTATAATGTTTCTTTGCCTTCTTTGATTATAGTGGTGTTTGGAGTTGTTCCTACATATTTAATGCATTATTTGCAAGAAAAAAATAACCAAAAGGAAAAGCTATGCAAGTGCTAA
- a CDS encoding HD domain-containing protein, which yields MISVELIEHIFKAASISRWNDYPRMTNLVELDKQAHKFIIAYFIAKMEKDVNMRFIIEAGIFEFLSRVVVTDIRPDVYHEILRSKNEQMSAWVLSKIAPMIQDIENGAFLKRYELFLQGKDYTKERLILKAASYFATRWEFNIVYQTSSFLSDIDEIKAKVEEELEDYYELIGARKIALNQKISKIIDLSGRLRFQKRWAQTPRIPETAVLGHMLVVAILSYFYSLEVKACDGRIESNFYCALFHDLPESLTRDIISPVKYGIDGLNEIINEYEMKLINERILPFIPLSFREEFSYILGIREGQNEESAFVKNEFENRIFNNKPSVYSGSLDAVNEDRFKAIDGKALKYCDKLAAFIEAALSISYGVKSKELENGFAGMYEYFKNNPTISGVNFFKICQELKVYFKI from the coding sequence ATGATTAGTGTAGAATTAATAGAGCATATTTTTAAAGCTGCTTCTATATCAAGATGGAATGATTATCCTAGAATGACAAATTTAGTCGAGCTTGACAAACAAGCACATAAATTCATCATTGCTTATTTTATTGCTAAAATGGAAAAAGATGTTAATATGCGTTTTATCATAGAAGCGGGGATTTTTGAGTTTTTAAGCAGGGTTGTAGTGACTGACATACGCCCTGATGTATATCATGAAATTTTACGCTCTAAAAATGAACAAATGAGTGCATGGGTATTAAGCAAAATCGCACCAATGATTCAAGATATAGAAAATGGTGCATTTTTAAAACGCTATGAGCTTTTTTTGCAAGGTAAAGATTATACCAAAGAAAGACTTATTTTAAAAGCTGCTTCATATTTTGCGACAAGATGGGAGTTTAATATAGTTTATCAAACTAGCTCATTTTTAAGTGATATTGATGAGATTAAAGCTAAAGTTGAAGAAGAATTAGAAGATTACTATGAGTTAATTGGAGCAAGAAAAATCGCCCTTAATCAAAAAATTTCAAAAATAATCGATTTAAGCGGACGCTTGCGTTTTCAAAAAAGATGGGCACAAACTCCAAGAATTCCTGAAACTGCAGTTTTAGGGCATATGCTTGTAGTGGCTATTTTGTCTTATTTTTATTCTTTAGAAGTAAAAGCATGCGATGGCAGAATAGAAAGCAATTTTTATTGTGCTTTGTTTCATGATTTACCCGAAAGTTTAACTAGAGATATCATCTCTCCAGTAAAATATGGCATAGATGGTTTAAATGAAATCATCAATGAGTATGAAATGAAACTTATTAATGAAAGAATTTTACCTTTTATACCACTATCTTTTAGAGAAGAATTTAGTTATATACTTGGTATTAGAGAAGGACAAAATGAAGAAAGCGCCTTTGTAAAAAATGAATTTGAAAATCGTATTTTTAACAACAAACCAAGTGTTTATAGTGGTAGTTTAGATGCAGTAAATGAGGATCGTTTTAAAGCTATTGATGGAAAGGCTTTGAAGTATTGTGATAAATTAGCAGCTTTTATAGAAGCAGCTTTGTCTATAAGCTATGGTGTAAAATCAAAAGAATTAGAAAATGGTTTTGCTGGAATGTATGAGTATTTTAAAAATAATCCGACAATTAGTGGAGTAAATTTCTTTAAGATTTGTCAAGAGCTTAAAGTGTATTTTAAAATTTAA
- a CDS encoding ATP-dependent DNA helicase gives MEKLTSFFEKYNLTQSQKAAIEKLETFIDTPSNNQNVFLLKGFAGTGKTFITKGLTEYLKIIGRAFILAAPTGKAAKVISKKTLCEAFTIHKTIYSLKENSIVEYKDKLDKTFKLYMNLRVNEDADNTIYIIDEASMISDKYNSHEFIKFGSGYLLQDLINYINIDCNDHNKKVIFIGDNAQLPPIEMNFSPALDKNYLVSKFGLLVDEIELTEVVRQKSTSGILKNSLPIRQALKKEIFNQLEIDVKSYNDVTHEEHENFLKAYLRQCNNPTDQNTIIIAYSNASVKEYNNKIREHFFPGNINNIVVNDKILVIANNTNHEIFISNGDFGIIQKISSKSETRTIRHGNINETLNFRDAVIVFEQLNGQFYSITCKIIENILYSEQPNLTSNQYKALYIDFLIRHPKLKPNTKEWQDALKADPYFNALRIKFGYAITCHKAQGSEWKNVFLNCKTHQSQLCKDYFRWLYTAITRASDKLFVFDEPHISMFSKLQKDIYISNTTKTISIDKKSEHDTSKITQSPSNIEEAIYLKVKDILNQNKISIEKINHHQYCEIYTLKYSNEVCNIKIIYNSKNKITKIYSNDTNILAKLVENLLKVLENTIIFNPVKDIKPFNEDFLEEYYNFINKIISPHGIEITNIEHLYYLEKYTFKYKNEISIINFYYNNKKQFSRSQPSNNSSIKLSNFILSLLQG, from the coding sequence GTGGAAAAACTAACATCATTTTTTGAAAAATATAATTTAACACAATCTCAAAAAGCTGCTATTGAAAAATTAGAAACTTTTATAGATACTCCGAGTAACAATCAAAATGTATTTTTATTAAAAGGTTTTGCAGGCACAGGTAAAACCTTTATCACTAAAGGTTTAACAGAATATTTAAAAATAATAGGAAGAGCTTTTATACTTGCAGCTCCAACCGGAAAAGCTGCTAAAGTTATTTCCAAAAAAACTCTTTGTGAAGCTTTTACTATACACAAAACTATATATTCTCTAAAAGAAAATAGTATAGTAGAATATAAAGATAAATTAGACAAAACCTTCAAGCTTTACATGAATCTTAGGGTAAATGAAGATGCTGATAATACAATTTATATTATAGATGAAGCTTCAATGATATCCGATAAATACAACTCTCATGAATTTATTAAATTTGGTAGTGGCTATTTATTACAAGATCTAATAAATTATATTAATATTGACTGCAACGATCACAATAAAAAAGTCATTTTTATTGGGGACAATGCTCAATTACCTCCAATTGAAATGAATTTTTCTCCAGCTCTTGATAAAAATTACCTTGTAAGTAAATTTGGTCTACTTGTAGATGAAATAGAACTTACAGAAGTTGTTAGGCAAAAATCAACAAGTGGTATTTTAAAAAATTCTTTACCTATTAGACAGGCACTCAAAAAAGAAATATTCAACCAATTGGAAATTGATGTTAAAAGCTACAACGATGTAACACACGAAGAACACGAAAATTTTTTAAAAGCGTATTTAAGACAATGCAACAATCCAACTGATCAAAACACAATAATAATTGCTTACTCAAATGCTTCTGTTAAAGAATATAATAACAAAATTAGGGAACATTTTTTCCCAGGAAACATAAACAATATAGTAGTAAATGATAAAATTTTAGTTATAGCAAACAATACAAATCATGAAATTTTTATATCAAATGGAGATTTTGGTATAATTCAAAAAATTTCAAGCAAATCAGAAACTAGAACAATAAGACATGGAAATATAAACGAAACTTTAAATTTTAGGGATGCTGTTATTGTATTTGAGCAACTTAATGGACAATTTTATAGCATAACCTGTAAAATAATAGAAAACATTTTATATTCTGAACAACCCAATTTAACTTCCAATCAATACAAAGCATTATATATAGATTTTTTAATAAGACATCCTAAGTTAAAACCAAACACAAAAGAATGGCAAGATGCATTAAAAGCAGATCCTTATTTTAATGCTTTAAGGATTAAATTTGGATACGCTATTACTTGTCATAAAGCACAAGGTAGTGAATGGAAAAATGTATTTTTAAATTGTAAAACACATCAAAGTCAATTATGCAAAGATTATTTTAGATGGCTTTACACAGCTATCACAAGAGCAAGCGATAAATTATTTGTCTTTGATGAGCCGCATATATCAATGTTTTCTAAACTGCAAAAAGATATCTACATTTCAAATACAACAAAAACTATTAGTATTGACAAAAAAAGCGAGCACGATACCTCTAAAATAACTCAATCTCCAAGCAATATCGAGGAAGCAATTTATTTAAAAGTAAAAGATATATTAAACCAAAACAAAATAAGTATTGAAAAAATAAATCATCATCAATATTGTGAAATTTATACTCTTAAATACAGCAACGAAGTGTGCAATATAAAAATAATCTACAATAGTAAAAACAAAATTACAAAAATATACTCAAATGATACAAATATACTAGCTAAGCTAGTAGAAAATTTACTAAAAGTACTTGAAAACACCATAATTTTTAACCCTGTTAAAGATATAAAACCATTTAATGAGGATTTTTTAGAAGAATATTATAATTTCATTAATAAAATCATATCGCCTCATGGTATTGAAATTACAAACATTGAACATTTATATTATCTAGAAAAATATACTTTCAAATATAAAAATGAAATTTCAATAATAAATTTTTACTATAACAACAAAAAACAATTTAGCAGATCTCAACCTAGCAATAACTCTTCAATAAAATTAAGTAATTTTATATTATCTCTTTTGCAAGGATAA